The Lysobacter sp. HDW10 genome window below encodes:
- the rsmI gene encoding 16S rRNA (cytidine(1402)-2'-O)-methyltransferase, whose protein sequence is MKSEKGVLHVVATPIGNLGDISERAIETLRRVDLICAEDTRHTRPLLSHFGIDKPLFALHDHNEDAAAEQIIERMQQGASVALVSDAGTPLVSDPGFRLVRAAREAGFKVSPVPGASALVAALSVAGLPSDKFVFEGFLSSKSSARRARMQTLASENRTVIFYESSHRIVEHLQDALETFGAQRHIVIARELTKLFETVLDGSIEAVLARVNADHNQQKGEFVVLVSGAPESEDAKLIEGQRIYKVLSEHLKPSVAAKIAAELSGASRKALYGGDAQA, encoded by the coding sequence ATGAAGTCTGAAAAGGGTGTCCTCCATGTGGTCGCGACGCCGATTGGGAATCTGGGCGATATCAGTGAGCGTGCAATAGAGACGCTGCGTCGCGTCGATTTGATTTGTGCAGAGGACACGCGGCATACGCGCCCTTTGTTGTCGCATTTCGGCATCGATAAGCCGCTGTTCGCATTGCACGATCACAACGAAGACGCCGCCGCTGAACAGATCATCGAGCGGATGCAGCAAGGGGCTTCTGTTGCCTTGGTGTCTGACGCTGGCACACCGCTGGTGAGTGATCCGGGCTTTAGATTGGTGCGTGCCGCGCGCGAGGCGGGGTTCAAAGTCTCGCCCGTCCCGGGGGCTTCCGCATTGGTTGCCGCGCTGAGTGTTGCGGGATTGCCGAGTGACAAGTTTGTATTTGAAGGCTTTTTATCGAGCAAATCTTCTGCGCGCAGAGCGCGTATGCAAACGCTGGCGTCTGAAAACCGCACGGTCATTTTCTACGAATCCTCGCATCGCATCGTCGAACATTTGCAGGACGCGCTAGAAACCTTCGGTGCGCAACGACACATCGTCATCGCACGCGAGCTCACCAAATTGTTTGAAACCGTGCTGGACGGTTCGATTGAAGCGGTACTCGCGCGCGTCAATGCAGATCACAACCAACAGAAAGGGGAATTCGTGGTCTTGGTTTCAGGTGCGCCGGAATCTGAAGACGCGAAACTGATTGAAGGCCAACGCATCTACAAGGTCTTGAGTGAGCACTTGAAGCCTTCGGTGGCCGCCAAGATCGCCGCTGAATTGAGCGGCGCCTCACGCAAAGCCCTCTATGGGGGCGACGCACAAGCGTGA
- a CDS encoding penicillin-binding protein activator, with translation MRLVTLKMSAVIAASLLLGACASTRNVNTGPKQPTVVRNTAHYDMSKRAPADRDGYQPPNKLAVLLPLTGSAATAAKPVRDGFLNAYYNEKRARPPLKFYDTSKGVSVAYAKAVAEGADFVVGPLLRDEVTSLFAKPDAELTVPTLALNRAQAATPGGSVSYALTPEDEAMAIANAMRSAGLKHVLIFTTADTTQRRAADAFAAQYKLQGAMASAPVVVNLKSETLNADIAGAIAAEAKTNGKIDGVFFTTRGDVVRAVVPMFASTPVANVPRMATSQIQLGNSGATDMPVLDGIRFPLDYDVESQGAGKAASRLRDFGNDAWLITAYLGRIASGEHRLNGMTGKLGLNNAGLIVRDPEWSIYRNGVPVSAP, from the coding sequence ATGCGCCTTGTGACCTTGAAGATGAGCGCCGTGATCGCCGCCAGCTTGCTGTTGGGTGCGTGCGCAAGCACCCGCAATGTGAACACGGGGCCAAAACAGCCCACCGTCGTACGCAATACCGCGCATTACGACATGAGTAAACGTGCGCCTGCAGATCGCGATGGCTATCAGCCGCCGAACAAGCTTGCCGTGTTGCTGCCGCTTACCGGTAGCGCAGCGACCGCAGCCAAACCCGTGCGCGACGGCTTCTTGAACGCGTACTACAACGAGAAGCGCGCGCGCCCGCCGTTGAAGTTCTATGACACCTCGAAGGGTGTGTCCGTCGCCTATGCCAAAGCAGTGGCAGAGGGCGCCGACTTCGTAGTCGGCCCGCTGCTGCGCGACGAGGTGACGTCTTTGTTTGCGAAGCCCGATGCAGAACTCACGGTGCCGACATTGGCACTGAACCGCGCACAAGCGGCGACACCCGGTGGCAGCGTGAGCTATGCACTGACACCTGAAGACGAAGCCATGGCGATTGCCAACGCCATGCGCAGTGCCGGTTTGAAACACGTATTGATCTTCACGACCGCCGACACCACGCAACGTCGCGCGGCAGATGCCTTTGCAGCGCAGTACAAATTGCAAGGTGCGATGGCAAGTGCGCCTGTGGTTGTCAATCTGAAATCAGAAACATTGAATGCCGATATTGCAGGCGCGATTGCTGCAGAAGCAAAAACCAACGGCAAGATTGACGGTGTGTTCTTCACCACCCGTGGCGACGTTGTGCGTGCCGTTGTGCCGATGTTCGCTAGCACACCCGTCGCGAACGTACCGCGCATGGCGACCTCGCAAATTCAATTGGGTAACTCCGGCGCAACGGATATGCCGGTTTTGGATGGCATTCGGTTTCCGCTCGACTATGACGTCGAAAGCCAAGGGGCCGGCAAAGCCGCATCACGCTTGCGCGACTTCGGCAACGATGCATGGTTGATTACGGCCTACCTCGGTCGCATCGCTTCCGGCGAACATCGCTTGAACGGTATGACCGGCAAGCTCGGTTTGAACAACGCCGGATTGATCGTGCGTGATCCGGAATGGTCGATTTATCGCAATGGCGTCCCGGTCTCCGCGCCCTGA
- a CDS encoding YraN family protein, whose amino-acid sequence MNRRAQGAQIERSARFFLCEKGLTPFAENAYARVGEIDLVMRDADALVFVEVRYRATDSHGGALASVDWHKQRKLIRAAEMFLMRHPRLAQLPCRFDVVCVTGALTTPEFVWVRDAFRVDDVYR is encoded by the coding sequence ATGAACCGTCGTGCCCAAGGCGCGCAGATCGAAAGGTCTGCGCGTTTTTTCTTGTGTGAGAAAGGACTGACACCTTTTGCGGAGAATGCTTACGCGCGTGTCGGTGAAATCGATCTTGTGATGCGTGATGCAGATGCGTTGGTCTTTGTGGAAGTGCGCTATCGCGCAACCGATTCACATGGTGGTGCATTGGCGTCAGTGGATTGGCACAAGCAGCGAAAACTTATTCGCGCCGCTGAGATGTTTCTGATGCGTCATCCGCGCCTTGCACAGTTACCGTGCAGGTTTGACGTGGTGTGTGTGACGGGTGCCTTGACCACACCTGAGTTTGTTTGGGTGCGTGATGCGTTTCGTGTCGATGATGTGTATCGATAG
- the thiL gene encoding thiamine-phosphate kinase has product MKSAGEFDLIEFIRAQQSVDRPDVRVGIGDDAALLHVPDAHSLVLCSDTLNEGIHFPTGTDPESIGWKSLAVNLSDLAAMGATPAWCLLNLCLPESDARWLSRFTTGFFELAAAHNVALVGGDTTRGPLSISVTACGFVPDGLALKRSGAHVGDDIWVSGTLGDAALALRRMLASESVPHPLLEALDRPEPQVALGKALRSLATSCIDVSDGILQDLGHIATASGLAARVNVDHLPSSADFDALAGRKERLQLQSSGDDYALCFTADPACQSALLELAGALSLSLTRIGTCVAGQGVEVLRHGVPIAHGHRGHSHF; this is encoded by the coding sequence ATGAAATCTGCGGGTGAGTTCGATCTGATCGAATTCATTCGTGCACAGCAAAGTGTCGACCGTCCGGATGTACGCGTTGGCATTGGTGACGACGCTGCATTGCTGCATGTGCCCGACGCGCATAGCTTGGTGTTGTGCAGCGACACCTTGAATGAAGGTATCCATTTCCCGACCGGTACCGACCCTGAATCCATCGGGTGGAAGTCGTTGGCCGTCAATCTTTCTGACCTGGCTGCGATGGGCGCCACGCCTGCGTGGTGTTTGTTGAATCTATGTTTGCCGGAATCCGACGCGCGCTGGCTGTCGCGATTTACGACGGGTTTCTTTGAACTCGCGGCAGCGCATAACGTGGCGTTGGTCGGTGGCGACACCACGCGCGGTCCACTTTCAATTTCAGTCACGGCCTGCGGCTTTGTGCCAGATGGCTTGGCATTGAAGCGCAGTGGCGCACACGTAGGTGACGACATATGGGTCAGCGGCACCTTGGGTGACGCCGCGCTCGCGTTGCGCCGCATGCTGGCGTCAGAGTCCGTGCCGCATCCATTGCTTGAAGCACTCGATCGGCCCGAGCCACAAGTCGCATTGGGTAAGGCGTTGCGCTCTTTGGCCACCAGTTGTATCGATGTCAGCGATGGAATTCTGCAAGACTTGGGCCATATCGCAACGGCAAGCGGATTGGCCGCACGGGTGAATGTCGATCACCTCCCAAGCTCTGCGGATTTTGATGCGCTCGCGGGTCGTAAAGAACGATTGCAATTGCAGTCCTCAGGGGATGACTACGCGCTCTGTTTTACCGCGGACCCGGCGTGTCAAAGCGCGCTGCTTGAACTCGCCGGTGCGCTCTCGCTCTCGCTGACGCGGATTGGTACCTGTGTAGCGGGGCAGGGGGTAGAAGTGTTGCGACATGGTGTGCCGATTGCACACGGTCATCGCGGGCATTCGCACTTCTGA
- the nusB gene encoding transcription antitermination factor NusB — MSRTPHGVDPVLRTRARRRAMQALYAWQMSGGEARTVIAQFAHEQAREQADLIYFEDMVRGVIEHQSTLDAALNTYLDRDIEQVDGVERAVLRIAAYEMRHRIDVPYRVVINEAIETAKRFGAEHGHTFINGVLDQAAIEWRSVESQAGKHT; from the coding sequence ATGAGCCGTACACCGCATGGCGTCGACCCCGTCCTCCGTACGCGCGCACGTCGCCGCGCAATGCAAGCCCTGTATGCATGGCAGATGTCGGGTGGTGAAGCGCGCACGGTCATTGCGCAGTTCGCGCATGAGCAAGCACGCGAGCAAGCCGATCTGATCTATTTCGAAGATATGGTGCGCGGCGTGATCGAACATCAAAGCACGCTCGATGCAGCGCTGAACACCTATCTCGACCGCGATATTGAACAAGTCGACGGTGTCGAACGCGCCGTTTTGCGTATCGCCGCCTATGAAATGCGTCATCGCATTGATGTGCCGTATCGCGTGGTCATCAATGAAGCGATTGAAACTGCCAAGCGTTTCGGTGCCGAACACGGGCATACCTTCATCAATGGCGTGCTCGATCAAGCGGCGATTGAATGGCGTTCCGTGGAATCACAAGCGGGCAAGCACACATGA
- the ribH gene encoding 6,7-dimethyl-8-ribityllumazine synthase: MPTFEGELRARANARFAIVASRWNSKITEALIEGARNALADNGVTPEAIDVIRVPGAWEIPLVCAQLARSGTYSGIAALGCVIRGDTRHYEHVADGTSQGLMQIQIETGVPVANGVLAVERFEDAMARAGGAHGNKGEETAFVILEMANLLERFQ, translated from the coding sequence ATGCCCACGTTTGAAGGCGAGCTGCGCGCCCGCGCGAATGCCCGCTTCGCCATTGTTGCGAGCCGCTGGAATTCCAAGATCACCGAAGCGCTGATCGAAGGTGCGCGCAACGCACTGGCCGACAACGGCGTCACCCCGGAAGCGATCGATGTCATTCGTGTGCCAGGCGCTTGGGAGATTCCCTTGGTCTGCGCACAGTTGGCGCGCTCAGGTACGTATTCGGGCATTGCGGCACTCGGTTGCGTGATTCGCGGTGATACCCGTCACTACGAGCATGTGGCTGACGGCACCTCCCAGGGCTTGATGCAAATTCAAATCGAAACCGGCGTGCCGGTTGCGAACGGCGTGCTTGCAGTCGAGCGCTTCGAAGATGCGATGGCACGCGCGGGCGGTGCGCACGGTAACAAAGGTGAGGAAACGGCGTTCGTTATCCTCGAGATGGCTAATTTGCTGGAGCGTTTTCAATGA
- the ribB gene encoding 3,4-dihydroxy-2-butanone-4-phosphate synthase, translating to MSFATVPELLEELRQGRMVVIVDDEDRENEGDLIMVAELVKPSDVNFMVTHARGLVCLSLTRERCKQLGLPPMVRDNTSQHHTNFTVSIEAAEGVTTGISAYDRAHTIRTAVRPDAKPQNLSQPGHIFPLQAQPGGVLARAGHTEAAGDLAMMAGFEPAGVLVEILNADGTMARRPELEVFAQTHGLKMGSIEALIRYRLETEHTVERIESRPIDTPAGEFLMHVYRDRVDHQLHFALQKGTAERDRPSLVRVHTRNTLADALHWLRGDFGVPSLDALHRIAEAGHGALVVLGDAESSETVLARLRQEPLPDTQKRHPASAGWRQNGTGSQILADLGYGKLRVLGTARKQVGMAGFGLEIVENVPVANG from the coding sequence ATGAGTTTCGCGACGGTACCCGAACTGCTTGAAGAACTTCGCCAAGGGCGCATGGTCGTCATCGTCGATGACGAAGACCGCGAGAACGAGGGCGACCTGATCATGGTGGCTGAGCTCGTCAAGCCGAGCGACGTGAACTTCATGGTCACGCACGCACGAGGTTTGGTGTGCTTGTCGCTGACACGCGAGCGTTGCAAACAACTCGGTCTGCCGCCGATGGTGCGCGATAACACCTCACAACACCACACCAACTTCACCGTCAGCATCGAAGCCGCTGAAGGCGTGACGACCGGCATCAGTGCCTATGACCGTGCGCACACGATTCGCACGGCAGTGCGTCCAGATGCCAAACCACAAAACTTGTCGCAACCCGGGCACATTTTTCCCCTGCAAGCGCAGCCCGGTGGTGTCTTGGCGCGTGCCGGACACACCGAAGCCGCGGGCGACTTGGCGATGATGGCGGGCTTCGAACCTGCCGGCGTGTTGGTGGAAATCCTCAATGCCGACGGCACCATGGCGCGCCGTCCGGAACTGGAAGTGTTTGCGCAAACGCACGGTTTGAAAATGGGTTCAATCGAAGCGCTGATTCGTTACCGCTTGGAAACCGAACACACGGTCGAGCGCATCGAATCGCGCCCGATCGACACACCTGCCGGTGAGTTCCTCATGCACGTCTATCGTGATCGCGTAGATCACCAGTTGCACTTCGCACTGCAAAAAGGCACCGCAGAACGCGATCGTCCGAGTTTGGTACGCGTGCATACACGCAACACCTTGGCCGATGCCTTGCATTGGTTGCGCGGCGATTTCGGTGTGCCGAGTCTCGACGCGCTGCACCGTATTGCTGAGGCCGGTCATGGTGCGCTGGTCGTACTGGGTGATGCTGAGTCGAGCGAAACGGTGCTCGCCCGCCTGCGCCAAGAACCCTTGCCGGACACCCAGAAGCGCCATCCTGCATCAGCCGGCTGGCGCCAAAACGGCACCGGCAGCCAAATTTTGGCCGATCTCGGTTACGGCAAGCTGCGCGTCTTGGGTACGGCACGCAAGCAAGTGGGTATGGCGGGCTTCGGTTTGGAGATCGTTGAAAACGTCCCGGTGGCGAACGGGTAA
- a CDS encoding riboflavin synthase, whose amino-acid sequence MFTGLIQGVGRVARVEPLGGDVRLHIEVGSLPFDVVEMGESIAVNGTCLTVVAFDAQSFSADASNETLSLTTLGTLAVGSLVNLERALRASDRLGGHWVSGHVDGMGTVKQIDDDARAQRWRFEVPSALTRYIAKKGSICVDGVSLTVNEADAQGFEVALIPHTVEHTAFKTTRVGDAVNIEVDLVARYVERLLLDKELT is encoded by the coding sequence ATGTTTACTGGGTTGATTCAAGGGGTGGGCCGCGTGGCACGCGTCGAACCGCTGGGCGGTGATGTGCGCCTGCATATTGAGGTGGGCAGTCTGCCTTTTGACGTCGTTGAGATGGGTGAAAGCATCGCCGTCAACGGAACGTGTTTGACCGTCGTGGCCTTCGATGCGCAATCCTTCTCTGCCGATGCATCGAACGAAACGCTGTCACTCACCACGCTCGGGACACTGGCCGTTGGAAGCCTGGTGAATTTGGAACGTGCGCTGCGTGCCAGCGATCGTTTGGGCGGCCATTGGGTCAGCGGTCACGTCGATGGTATGGGCACGGTCAAGCAGATTGACGATGATGCGCGCGCGCAGCGCTGGCGTTTCGAAGTGCCTTCGGCGTTGACGCGTTACATCGCAAAGAAGGGTTCAATCTGTGTGGATGGCGTCAGCCTGACTGTCAATGAAGCCGATGCACAGGGTTTTGAAGTTGCATTGATTCCACACACGGTCGAACACACCGCTTTTAAGACGACGCGCGTCGGTGACGCAGTCAATATCGAAGTCGACCTCGTCGCACGTTATGTCGAGCGTCTGTTGCTGGATAAGGAATTAACATGA
- the ribD gene encoding bifunctional diaminohydroxyphosphoribosylaminopyrimidine deaminase/5-amino-6-(5-phosphoribosylamino)uracil reductase RibD — MMTNALRLAERGAYTAKPNPMVGCVITKGGLVVGQGWHARAGDAHAEVVALKAAGDAAKDATVYVTLEPCAHTGKTGPCADALIAAGVKRVVAAMRDPFPQVDGAGFEKLRAAGIEVQSGLMEAQAQKLNRAFISRVTRGRPWVRVKLAVSLDGRTAMASGESQWISGPESREDVHRWRARCGALITGAGTILKDDPQLTVRLPEGEAVVAPLRVVLDPGLATIARGRVREGDAPTLYVHGETTKVPRGFTAEIAAVPEIQSRLDLNRVLTLLAERGINEVQLEAGATLTGSFLAHGLVDELLLYVAPVIMGEDARPMFDGLGLIQMSERMRFKPVDSRRFGVDTRIVLEPEVAA, encoded by the coding sequence ATGATGACGAACGCCCTGCGTTTGGCAGAGCGTGGCGCCTACACGGCCAAGCCCAACCCCATGGTGGGCTGTGTCATCACCAAAGGCGGACTCGTGGTGGGCCAAGGCTGGCATGCGCGCGCGGGCGACGCCCACGCAGAGGTCGTTGCCTTAAAGGCTGCGGGCGATGCAGCGAAAGATGCGACGGTCTACGTCACCCTCGAACCCTGTGCACATACGGGAAAGACGGGACCGTGTGCCGACGCCTTGATTGCCGCGGGCGTGAAGCGCGTAGTCGCGGCCATGCGCGATCCGTTTCCGCAAGTGGATGGCGCCGGCTTCGAGAAACTGCGCGCCGCGGGCATCGAAGTCCAAAGCGGGCTGATGGAAGCACAGGCTCAGAAATTAAATCGTGCGTTTATTTCGCGCGTGACACGTGGCCGTCCTTGGGTTCGGGTGAAGTTGGCCGTGAGTTTGGATGGACGAACCGCCATGGCGAGCGGCGAATCACAGTGGATCAGCGGTCCGGAATCACGTGAAGACGTGCATCGTTGGCGCGCGCGCTGTGGTGCGCTCATCACCGGTGCCGGCACCATCTTGAAAGACGATCCGCAACTGACCGTGCGTTTGCCGGAAGGTGAAGCCGTTGTCGCACCTTTGCGCGTTGTGCTTGATCCGGGCCTGGCCACCATTGCACGTGGTCGCGTGCGCGAAGGCGATGCGCCGACGCTTTACGTGCATGGTGAAACCACTAAAGTCCCGCGCGGTTTCACCGCTGAAATCGCCGCCGTGCCTGAAATTCAATCACGTCTTGATTTGAACCGCGTCCTCACGCTGTTGGCAGAGCGCGGCATCAACGAAGTGCAGTTGGAAGCCGGCGCAACGCTCACCGGTAGCTTCCTTGCACACGGTTTGGTCGATGAGCTTTTGCTCTACGTTGCGCCCGTCATCATGGGCGAAGATGCACGACCGATGTTTGATGGACTCGGCCTTATACAAATGTCCGAACGCATGCGTTTCAAGCCCGTCGATTCGCGTCGGTTTGGCGTCGATACACGCATTGTCTTAGAGCCCGAGGTGGCCGCCTGA
- the nrdR gene encoding transcriptional regulator NrdR: MHCPFCQHTDSRVIDSRVSDDGATIRRRRECEACGERFSTLETIELKLPVIIKTDGRREHFDARKLRLSFDRALHKRPVSEEQIEAAVRGVVHDLRMTAERELPSRRVGEFVMAQMRKLDPVAFVRFASVYRKFEDAADFREELDRLERELPGEGQLQLLEIKDAGRKNR; this comes from the coding sequence GTGCATTGCCCGTTCTGCCAGCACACAGATAGCCGCGTCATCGATTCGCGTGTCAGCGACGATGGCGCGACGATTCGCAGGCGTCGCGAATGCGAAGCCTGCGGCGAGCGTTTCTCAACGCTTGAAACAATCGAACTCAAACTGCCCGTGATCATCAAGACCGATGGTCGTCGCGAGCATTTCGACGCGCGCAAACTGCGTTTGAGTTTTGACCGCGCGCTGCATAAGCGCCCGGTGTCGGAAGAACAAATCGAAGCGGCCGTACGCGGTGTCGTGCACGACCTACGTATGACGGCCGAGCGTGAATTGCCGTCGCGTCGTGTGGGCGAGTTCGTGATGGCGCAGATGCGCAAGCTCGATCCCGTCGCGTTCGTGCGGTTCGCGTCGGTCTATCGCAAGTTCGAGGATGCCGCAGACTTCCGCGAAGAACTCGACCGCCTGGAGCGCGAACTGCCCGGAGAAGGGCAACTGCAACTGCTCGAAATCAAAGATGCAGGGCGCAAAAATCGCTGA
- the glyA gene encoding serine hydroxymethyltransferase, which produces MFSRDVTIAKFDPDLARAIAGENQRQEDHVELIASENYTSPAVMEAQGSQLTNKYAEGYPGKRYYGGCEFVDVAEQLAIDRLKALYDCDYANVQPHSGSQANQAVYFALLSPGDTILGMSLAHGGHLTHGASVNISGKLFNSVQYGVNDQGLIDYDEVERLAVEHKPKMLVGGFSAYSQVVDWKRMREIADKVGAIFFVDMAHVAGLIAAGVYPSPVPHAHVVTSTTHKTLRGPRGGIIIGKNLPEEISKKLQSIVFPGIQGGPLMHVIAAKAVAFKEALDPAFKTYQAQVVKNAQAMASVIISRGYKIVSGGTQNHLMLVDMIGKDVSGKEAEEALGRAHITVNKNSVPNDPRKPFVTSGLRIGTPAVTTRGYLEPDCIALAHWMCDVLDNPKDENVIKGVRENVEKQCKQFPVYG; this is translated from the coding sequence ATGTTTTCGCGTGATGTGACCATTGCCAAGTTCGACCCAGACCTCGCTCGTGCCATTGCCGGTGAAAACCAGCGCCAAGAGGACCACGTTGAACTGATTGCATCCGAAAACTACACCAGCCCCGCGGTGATGGAAGCGCAAGGCAGCCAGCTCACCAATAAATATGCCGAAGGCTATCCGGGCAAGCGCTACTACGGTGGCTGCGAATTCGTCGACGTGGCAGAACAATTGGCGATCGATCGCCTGAAAGCGCTTTACGACTGCGACTACGCCAATGTGCAGCCGCATTCGGGTTCACAAGCGAACCAGGCGGTGTATTTCGCATTGTTGTCGCCGGGCGACACCATTCTGGGCATGAGCCTGGCCCACGGCGGCCATCTCACCCACGGTGCGAGCGTCAACATCAGCGGCAAACTGTTTAATTCAGTGCAATACGGTGTCAACGATCAAGGCTTGATCGATTACGACGAAGTCGAACGCCTCGCCGTCGAACACAAACCGAAAATGCTGGTGGGTGGCTTCTCGGCCTATTCGCAAGTGGTGGATTGGAAGCGCATGCGTGAAATCGCCGACAAGGTTGGCGCGATCTTCTTTGTCGATATGGCGCACGTGGCCGGCTTGATCGCCGCAGGTGTCTACCCGAGCCCTGTGCCGCATGCGCACGTCGTGACCTCGACCACGCACAAAACACTGCGCGGTCCGCGCGGCGGCATCATCATCGGCAAGAACCTGCCGGAAGAGATCAGCAAGAAATTGCAGTCGATCGTTTTCCCAGGCATTCAAGGTGGCCCGTTGATGCACGTCATCGCTGCCAAGGCCGTGGCTTTCAAAGAAGCCTTGGATCCGGCCTTCAAAACCTACCAAGCACAAGTGGTCAAAAATGCCCAAGCCATGGCTTCGGTCATTATTTCGCGCGGTTACAAAATCGTCTCCGGCGGCACGCAAAACCATTTGATGTTGGTGGACATGATCGGCAAAGACGTCAGCGGCAAAGAAGCCGAAGAAGCCTTGGGCCGTGCGCATATCACGGTCAACAAGAATTCGGTGCCGAACGATCCGCGCAAGCCCTTCGTGACCTCGGGTCTGCGTATTGGTACACCTGCGGTGACCACACGCGGCTACTTGGAACCGGATTGCATCGCGTTGGCCCATTGGATGTGCGACGTGCTTGATAACCCGAAAGACGAGAACGTGATCAAGGGTGTCCGCGAAAACGTCGAGAAGCAGTGCAAGCAGTTCCCGGTTTACGGCTGA
- a CDS encoding RcnB family protein: MKTYKLAAIALAASAYIAAPAMARDHDQDRGNKHRRGDRVVYVDRDRDRDHRYYGDRNDNRRYTRDRYGRVIVIRDDDRNRRYHGNGHWDNGRRGPPSWARGRDYRSYGYDRVVYVGSNDYNRYRLYEPRRGYRWVRDDTGHYMLVSIVSGVIADILTRGL; the protein is encoded by the coding sequence ATGAAAACTTACAAACTCGCAGCTATCGCGCTTGCCGCCTCCGCTTATATCGCGGCGCCTGCCATGGCGAGAGACCACGATCAAGACCGTGGCAATAAGCATCGTCGAGGCGACCGAGTGGTCTACGTTGATCGTGACCGCGATCGGGATCATCGCTATTACGGCGATCGCAACGACAATCGCCGCTACACCCGTGACCGCTATGGCCGCGTGATTGTGATTCGTGATGACGACCGCAACCGCCGCTATCACGGCAATGGCCATTGGGACAATGGTCGCCGCGGTCCTCCATCGTGGGCACGGGGTCGCGACTACCGTTCGTACGGCTATGACCGCGTCGTCTATGTCGGCTCGAACGACTACAATCGCTACCGCTTGTACGAGCCGCGTCGTGGCTACCGTTGGGTACGCGATGACACGGGGCACTACATGCTGGTCTCGATTGTGTCGGGTGTCATTGCCGACATCCTGACCCGCGGCCTGTAA